The Pseudomonas berkeleyensis genome includes a region encoding these proteins:
- the rpmE gene encoding 50S ribosomal protein L31 — protein sequence MKADIHPNYVEIDATCSCGNVIKTRSTLGKNLSLDVCSECHPFYTGKQKVLDTGGRIDRFKQRFGVFGAK from the coding sequence ATGAAAGCCGATATCCATCCGAACTACGTCGAAATCGATGCTACCTGCTCCTGCGGTAACGTGATCAAGACCCGCTCCACCCTGGGCAAGAACCTGAGCCTCGACGTTTGCTCCGAGTGCCACCCGTTCTACACCGGTAAGCAGAAAGTGCTGGACACCGGCGGCCGTATCGATCGCTTCAAGCAGCGTTTCGGCGTATTCGGCGCCAAGTAA
- a CDS encoding thermonuclease family protein, which yields MRHSVILKKASLVGAFFVSLLCVELAQAFCPLRADLAQVAVRQVVDGDTVRLVDGRSIRLIGINAPELGRKGRSDEPFAVQSKRRLQALVDASDGRVGLLYGKQRKDRYGRTLAHLYDRQGRNLEAQLLAEGLGFMVAVAPNNELVRCHTAAERQARSKHLGLWRDEQLKTAGQLRSGGFALLGGRVASVQRNRGGLWIDLDGGRVLRVAPELLGEFDVRALQQLEGRQVEARGWVIDRQRRGGLKSGQARWMLPITDPAMLEVVR from the coding sequence ATGCGCCACTCCGTGATACTGAAAAAGGCGTCCCTGGTGGGCGCCTTTTTCGTTTCTCTGCTGTGTGTCGAGCTGGCCCAGGCATTCTGCCCGCTGCGTGCAGATCTTGCCCAAGTCGCCGTGCGCCAGGTGGTCGATGGCGACACCGTGCGTCTGGTCGACGGGCGCAGCATTCGTTTGATCGGCATCAATGCGCCTGAGCTGGGGCGCAAGGGGCGCAGCGACGAGCCTTTCGCCGTGCAGTCCAAGCGCCGCCTACAGGCGCTGGTCGATGCCAGTGACGGGCGTGTCGGCCTGCTCTACGGCAAGCAGCGCAAGGATCGTTACGGGCGCACGCTGGCCCATCTTTATGATCGTCAGGGGCGTAACCTCGAAGCGCAGCTGCTGGCCGAAGGGCTGGGCTTCATGGTGGCCGTGGCTCCCAATAACGAGCTGGTGCGCTGCCACACGGCGGCCGAGCGCCAGGCCCGCAGCAAGCACCTCGGCTTGTGGCGCGACGAGCAGCTGAAGACGGCTGGTCAGCTACGCAGTGGTGGCTTCGCTTTGCTCGGCGGGCGCGTTGCCAGCGTACAGCGCAATCGGGGTGGTCTCTGGATTGATCTCGATGGCGGTCGGGTGCTTCGGGTGGCGCCTGAGTTGCTTGGTGAGTTCGATGTACGCGCTTTGCAGCAGCTCGAAGGGCGGCAAGTGGAGGCGCGTGGCTGGGTCATCGATCGCCAGCGTCGCGGTGGCTTGAAATCCGGACAGGCACGCTGGATGCTGCCGATTACCGATCCGGCGATGTTGGAGGTGGTTCGATGA
- a CDS encoding M48 family metalloprotease, translating to MMRVLVAGLVFSWLAGCAVNPATGRNDFVMMSERQELDLGARYNQEIAKENPRYNDAKLQAYIQRVGERVARASHRNQLNYVFTLVDSPDVNAFALPGGYIYIHRGLLAYLNSEAELAAVLGHEVGHVTARHSVRQQSQSTAWGLLGQAAAIGTGVGALGDLTSVMGNAFVRGYGRDMELEADGLGAQYLARGGYDPQAMIEVVRVLKNQEDFARDQAAARGEAQPAGGYHGLFNTHPDNDRRLKEVIGPAQALVGGSQEVGRDTFMQMIDGLVFGDSADSGIRRGRSFYHGPLDFTLSYPQGWQLVNRPDVLIGHTEDEQAFIAMTLEAADKALTPAEYLRKRAGNQRLVAGEELRLGSLQGYTAVLQGQSARRVAVIYRGDGAYLFVAGLKGQASLETEDERFLSVIRSFRPLKAEERKLAEPVRLHTTRAKGGQTMAALAKESPLQSGAEGQLRLLNNLYPSGEPKAGEWLKILR from the coding sequence ATGATGCGTGTTCTCGTGGCTGGCCTGGTGTTCTCGTGGTTGGCCGGTTGTGCGGTCAATCCGGCCACTGGCCGCAACGACTTCGTGATGATGAGCGAGCGCCAGGAGCTGGATCTCGGTGCCCGCTACAACCAGGAAATCGCCAAGGAAAATCCGCGCTACAACGACGCCAAGCTGCAGGCTTATATCCAGCGCGTTGGCGAGCGGGTGGCGCGTGCCAGTCACCGCAATCAACTGAACTACGTGTTCACTCTGGTCGATAGTCCTGATGTCAACGCTTTCGCATTGCCCGGTGGCTACATCTATATCCATCGTGGCCTGCTGGCGTATCTCAACTCCGAGGCTGAGCTGGCAGCGGTGCTTGGTCATGAGGTCGGCCACGTCACGGCGCGCCACAGCGTGCGCCAGCAAAGCCAATCCACGGCCTGGGGCTTGCTGGGACAGGCGGCGGCCATTGGCACGGGTGTAGGCGCGCTCGGCGATCTGACCAGTGTGATGGGCAATGCCTTCGTCCGTGGCTACGGCCGTGATATGGAGCTGGAGGCCGACGGCCTCGGGGCTCAATACCTGGCGCGCGGCGGCTATGACCCGCAGGCGATGATCGAGGTGGTGCGCGTTCTGAAGAATCAGGAAGACTTCGCGCGTGATCAGGCGGCCGCGCGCGGCGAGGCACAGCCTGCAGGCGGCTACCACGGTTTGTTCAATACCCACCCGGACAACGACCGGCGCCTGAAAGAAGTGATCGGCCCTGCCCAGGCGCTGGTCGGCGGCTCCCAGGAAGTGGGGCGTGACACCTTCATGCAAATGATCGATGGCTTGGTGTTCGGCGACTCGGCCGACAGTGGCATTCGTCGTGGACGGAGTTTCTATCACGGTCCGCTGGATTTCACCCTGAGCTATCCGCAGGGTTGGCAACTGGTCAACCGTCCTGATGTGCTGATTGGTCACACCGAGGACGAACAGGCTTTCATCGCCATGACTCTGGAGGCGGCCGACAAGGCACTGACACCGGCTGAATACCTGCGCAAGCGCGCTGGCAACCAGCGCCTGGTGGCGGGCGAAGAGCTACGCCTGGGTTCGCTGCAGGGCTACACCGCAGTGTTGCAGGGACAGTCGGCCAGGCGAGTGGCGGTGATCTATCGTGGCGACGGAGCGTACCTGTTCGTGGCCGGTTTGAAAGGGCAGGCATCACTGGAAACCGAAGACGAGCGTTTCCTGTCGGTCATCCGCAGTTTCCGTCCGCTCAAGGCCGAGGAGCGCAAGCTGGCTGAGCCGGTGCGCCTGCACACGACGCGCGCCAAGGGCGGGCAAACCATGGCCGCGCTGGCCAAGGAAAGTCCGTTGCAAAGCGGTGCAGAAGGGCAGCTGCGACTGCTCAATAATCTCTACCCAAGTGGCGAGCCGAAGGCGGGTGAGTGGCTGAAAATCCTCCGCTAA